Proteins encoded in a region of the Flavobacterium sp. MDT1-60 genome:
- a CDS encoding metal-dependent hydrolase: protein MKVTYYGHSCFSVYANGKNILFDPFITPNELAKDIDVDAIKADYIFISHAHYDHILDVERIAKNTGAKVLGNFEIYNWLLKNGIENAHPINPGGKFDFDFGRVKCVIAQHPSSFMDGSYGGIACGFVLTTSDGNFYYSGDTALTLDMQLIPKFTKLDFAVFPIGDGLTMGVEEAIEASKLVGVTKILGVHYDTFGFIVMDHEKATTAFTNASLHLYLPKIGSTIEI, encoded by the coding sequence ATGAAAGTAACTTATTACGGGCATTCTTGTTTCTCCGTTTATGCCAATGGAAAAAACATTCTTTTCGACCCTTTTATTACGCCCAACGAACTGGCAAAAGACATTGATGTTGACGCTATAAAAGCCGATTATATTTTTATCTCCCACGCGCATTATGATCATATTTTAGACGTCGAAAGGATCGCCAAAAATACCGGAGCTAAGGTTTTGGGGAATTTCGAAATCTATAACTGGCTCTTAAAAAACGGCATCGAAAATGCACATCCGATCAATCCGGGTGGAAAATTTGATTTCGATTTTGGACGCGTGAAATGCGTGATTGCACAGCATCCGAGTAGTTTTATGGATGGAAGTTATGGCGGAATTGCCTGCGGTTTTGTACTCACAACATCAGACGGAAATTTCTATTACAGCGGCGATACAGCCCTGACTTTAGACATGCAGCTTATTCCGAAATTCACCAAACTTGATTTTGCCGTTTTCCCAATTGGCGACGGATTAACAATGGGAGTTGAAGAAGCTATCGAAGCTTCAAAATTGGTTGGAGTTACTAAAATTCTGGGCGTTCATTACGACACTTTTGGCTTCATTGTAATGGATCATGAAAAAGCAACAACTGCTTTTACAAATGCCAGTCTGCACCTTTATTTACCAAAAATTGGTAGTACAATTGAAATATAA
- a CDS encoding alpha/beta fold hydrolase: MRTLTSSFVFLMLITNLSIMNAQKSSALNSTTEFADVPGRKIAYRSIGQGTPIILVNRFRGTLDTWDPLFLDQLAENYQVITFDYSGIGYSTGTLATDLKEVAKDVKDLADFLKIKKTIIMGWSYGGLVTQVATLLFDDLITQTVLLGTGPPGERVVPLEQAFLDSALKPVNDFDDEIVLFFEPLSEASKIEAKASHDRIAKRIDVSKIPSTMDVFQLYFQGSAGLTEDKDDFKGKLKTTKTPILIICGDHDISFAVENWYPLTRQLPTAQLIVLPQTGHAPQHQHVNLVVNYIHAFLENSK, from the coding sequence ATGAGAACACTTACATCTTCATTTGTTTTTTTGATGCTTATAACAAATTTATCTATTATGAATGCACAAAAGAGTAGCGCGCTAAATTCAACTACCGAATTTGCCGATGTTCCGGGCCGAAAAATTGCGTATCGTTCTATTGGACAAGGAACGCCAATTATTTTGGTAAACCGCTTTAGAGGTACACTTGATACGTGGGATCCATTATTTTTAGATCAATTGGCCGAAAACTATCAGGTAATTACTTTTGATTACAGCGGAATTGGTTATTCAACCGGAACTTTAGCAACCGATTTAAAAGAAGTTGCCAAAGATGTAAAAGATCTGGCAGATTTTCTGAAAATCAAAAAAACGATCATTATGGGCTGGTCTTACGGAGGATTGGTAACACAAGTTGCCACTCTCCTATTTGATGATCTTATTACCCAAACGGTTTTATTAGGAACAGGGCCTCCGGGTGAAAGAGTTGTTCCGCTAGAGCAGGCTTTTCTGGACTCGGCTTTAAAACCAGTAAATGATTTTGATGACGAAATTGTTTTGTTTTTTGAACCGCTATCAGAAGCAAGTAAAATTGAAGCCAAAGCATCACACGACCGAATTGCAAAGCGAATTGATGTTTCTAAAATTCCGTCGACTATGGATGTTTTTCAGCTTTATTTTCAGGGCAGCGCAGGTTTAACCGAAGACAAAGATGACTTTAAAGGAAAACTTAAAACTACCAAAACACCCATTTTGATTATTTGTGGAGATCACGATATTAGTTTTGCGGTCGAAAACTGGTATCCGCTAACACGACAATTACCAACAGCACAACTTATTGTTTTACCACAAACGGGGCATGCGCCTCAGCATCAGCATGTGAATTTGGTGGTGAATTATATTCATGCTTTTCTGGAAAATTCGAAATAA
- a CDS encoding VIT domain-containing protein: MKNILLISLLFFGFFTQAQSPQLNVKGKDSSLVRLNQLKVAVKIVGNIAYTTTEMHFYNGTNRQMEAELMFPLPEGVSVSRYAIDINGKMREAVPVNKNKGKQVFEAVEHRRVDPGLLEKVEGNNFRTRIYPLMPGKERIVIIGYEQELSSFDATHLSYQMLSNYSGKLDVFELNVAVLGATAAPTIANDEGILALENQNQAYLTSIKRENYQLKDKLVITIPIRAEIQSVVAQSVNDQHYFYANTILDNPKILKKNPANIGLIWDVSLSYKNRNVKKELQLLAAYFNQLKNVSVTLYFAGYNFEKKNTYVIQNGDWSALKSVLENVVYDGGTRFSKIKLPVHDEYMFFTDGLSSLSSNLLTTTKKPIYTISSLGSSDYAFLNYNAIKTGGNFINLNQLKVEEAYDKLMYQSLKFLGIKENYLVTDLYPMTGTPVSGSFSVAGISLKSKNDVVLLFGYDEKPVLEKTIHIDATISVSGEISIEKLWAQKKIANLEIQYKTNADEIETLGKRYGIVTQNTSLIVLESLHDYIQYDIIPPAELRAEFDNVMKQQMASAQAKKFSNWENVASYYEQLKTWWDKNTKYNIPKPMPVPKNPKNRS; the protein is encoded by the coding sequence ATGAAAAACATACTTCTAATTTCGCTGTTATTCTTCGGATTTTTTACTCAGGCACAAAGTCCGCAATTGAATGTAAAAGGTAAAGATTCTTCTTTAGTCCGACTAAACCAACTTAAGGTCGCTGTAAAAATTGTGGGCAATATTGCGTACACAACAACTGAAATGCATTTTTATAACGGAACCAATCGTCAGATGGAAGCCGAACTTATGTTTCCGTTACCGGAAGGGGTTTCAGTTTCAAGATATGCGATTGATATTAACGGAAAAATGCGTGAAGCGGTTCCGGTAAACAAGAACAAAGGAAAACAGGTTTTTGAAGCCGTTGAACATCGTCGTGTTGATCCGGGATTACTCGAAAAAGTAGAAGGAAATAATTTCAGAACCCGTATTTATCCTCTAATGCCGGGCAAAGAACGCATTGTAATTATTGGCTATGAACAAGAATTAAGCAGTTTTGATGCAACCCATTTGTCGTATCAAATGCTGAGCAATTATTCAGGGAAACTGGATGTTTTTGAGTTGAATGTCGCGGTTTTGGGGGCAACCGCGGCACCAACCATTGCCAATGATGAAGGGATTCTGGCTTTAGAAAATCAGAATCAGGCTTATTTGACTTCTATTAAAAGAGAAAATTATCAGCTTAAGGATAAATTAGTAATCACGATTCCGATTCGTGCTGAAATTCAGAGTGTTGTGGCACAAAGTGTTAATGACCAACATTATTTTTATGCCAATACGATTTTGGATAATCCCAAAATACTAAAGAAAAACCCAGCTAATATTGGTTTAATCTGGGATGTTTCACTAAGCTACAAAAACCGAAACGTTAAGAAAGAACTGCAATTGCTTGCAGCGTATTTTAATCAGTTAAAAAACGTGTCAGTGACTTTGTATTTTGCGGGTTACAATTTTGAAAAAAAGAATACTTATGTCATTCAGAATGGCGACTGGTCTGCCCTGAAATCTGTTTTAGAAAACGTGGTTTATGATGGCGGTACCCGGTTCTCAAAAATCAAACTGCCGGTTCATGACGAGTATATGTTTTTTACGGATGGCTTATCTTCTTTAAGCAGTAACCTCCTGACTACAACCAAAAAACCAATTTATACGATAAGTTCTCTGGGTTCATCAGATTATGCTTTTTTGAATTATAATGCGATAAAAACGGGTGGAAATTTTATTAATCTGAATCAGTTAAAAGTTGAAGAGGCTTATGATAAATTGATGTATCAGAGTTTGAAATTTCTGGGGATCAAAGAAAATTATCTGGTAACCGATTTATACCCAATGACCGGAACGCCGGTTTCAGGAAGTTTTAGCGTTGCCGGAATTTCATTGAAAAGCAAAAATGATGTGGTATTGCTTTTTGGTTACGATGAGAAACCTGTTTTAGAAAAAACAATTCATATTGATGCTACAATTTCGGTTTCGGGAGAAATTAGCATCGAAAAATTGTGGGCACAAAAGAAAATTGCCAATCTCGAAATTCAATACAAAACAAATGCTGATGAGATTGAAACCCTTGGAAAACGATACGGAATTGTAACGCAAAATACCTCGCTTATCGTTTTAGAAAGCCTGCACGATTATATTCAATATGACATTATTCCGCCTGCCGAATTAAGAGCGGAGTTTGATAACGTCATGAAACAGCAAATGGCAAGTGCACAGGCAAAGAAATTTAGTAATTGGGAAAATGTGGCTAGTTATTACGAACAGCTTAAAACATGGTGGGATAAAAACACTAAATATAATATTCCGAAACCGATGCCTGTGCCAAAGAATCCAAAAAACAGGAGCTAA
- a CDS encoding carboxypeptidase-like regulatory domain-containing protein, producing the protein MRGIVLDQSGIPLPGVNVTIKGTQLGTATDFDGKFSLNAASGQILVFSYIGMNTQEVTAGRTRNYRITMTDNAGAQLESVVVTAMGISRSQRDDVEEDEESDKKEKRSYTTSSAMMVRSESITLPAPNTQKALAGQVAGVAVGTGTAIVADNTIQNQNVVDSNLDVTVGYSGFNQTKVNTWNPDRIYLKALANAPAEKRYSVYLELRADQINNPNFYFDVANYFYDNGDKEKALLVLSNIADLGLENHQLYKSLTYVLRQWGTYEDALFTASQVAKWREQEPQAHRDLALTLEDNKQYQAAFDELIKALEVNYFGEMSGQYSGVEDIILMDLNRMIQEHSGIKTDKLDKKYLNKMPVAIRIILNWNQMDTDIDLHIIEPTSEECYYGHRDTEIGARFSKDFTQGYGPEQYLLRNAVKGKYIIKSNYFGETTLTENGPTTVMVEVYTSKNGVTERKLQTIQLGKIKENQNLAEVVID; encoded by the coding sequence GTGAGAGGTATTGTCTTAGATCAAAGCGGTATTCCGTTGCCTGGTGTTAATGTTACTATAAAAGGTACTCAACTTGGTACAGCGACAGATTTTGACGGAAAATTTAGTCTTAACGCAGCTTCCGGACAAATTCTTGTCTTTTCTTATATCGGAATGAATACTCAGGAAGTTACAGCCGGAAGAACCCGAAATTATAGAATAACCATGACGGATAATGCAGGCGCACAATTAGAATCTGTTGTTGTTACTGCAATGGGAATAAGCCGTAGTCAGCGAGATGATGTTGAAGAAGACGAAGAATCAGATAAAAAAGAAAAAAGAAGTTACACTACTTCTTCTGCCATGATGGTTCGCTCTGAGAGTATTACACTTCCAGCTCCAAACACTCAAAAAGCATTGGCTGGGCAAGTTGCGGGAGTTGCTGTTGGTACCGGTACCGCAATTGTTGCTGATAATACTATTCAGAATCAAAATGTGGTAGATTCCAATCTGGATGTTACCGTTGGTTATTCTGGCTTTAATCAAACCAAAGTCAATACCTGGAATCCGGACAGAATTTATTTGAAAGCTTTAGCCAATGCTCCGGCAGAAAAAAGATACAGTGTATATCTTGAATTGCGTGCCGACCAAATCAACAATCCGAATTTTTATTTTGATGTTGCCAATTACTTTTATGATAATGGCGACAAAGAAAAAGCCTTATTAGTATTAAGTAACATTGCCGATTTAGGTTTAGAGAATCATCAACTTTACAAATCGCTGACTTATGTATTACGCCAATGGGGAACGTATGAAGATGCCTTGTTTACCGCTTCTCAGGTTGCAAAATGGAGAGAACAGGAACCGCAGGCACATCGTGATTTAGCTTTGACTCTGGAAGACAACAAACAATATCAGGCTGCTTTTGATGAATTGATTAAAGCCTTAGAAGTAAATTATTTTGGCGAAATGAGCGGACAATATTCTGGTGTTGAAGACATTATTTTAATGGATTTGAACAGAATGATTCAGGAACACAGCGGCATTAAAACAGACAAACTGGATAAAAAATATTTGAATAAAATGCCCGTTGCGATCCGTATTATTCTAAACTGGAATCAAATGGATACGGATATCGACCTGCACATCATAGAACCAACCAGCGAAGAATGTTATTACGGACATCGCGACACCGAAATTGGCGCTCGTTTCTCTAAAGATTTCACACAAGGTTATGGTCCGGAACAATATTTATTGCGAAATGCAGTTAAAGGAAAATACATCATCAAATCGAATTATTTTGGAGAAACAACCCTAACCGAAAACGGTCCAACAACGGTTATGGTTGAAGTTTACACCTCTAAAAATGGTGTTACAGAGCGAAAACTACAAACGATTCAGCTTGGTAAAATCAAAGAAAATCAAAACCTTGCAGAAGTTGTGATTGATTAA
- a CDS encoding SRPBCC domain-containing protein, which translates to MKKLQFKVSINAPVTKIYDFMLGINSKSTYEQWTSLFNPTSTYEGSWDKGSKMLFIGVDEKGEKGGMVSKIAINVPHQFVSIQHYGLLKADKEITEGPEVEKWANGFENYTFEENNGTTTVTVDLDTTEDFIDYMNDNYPKALDKLKEICEE; encoded by the coding sequence ATGAAAAAGTTACAATTTAAAGTAAGCATCAATGCCCCTGTAACCAAGATATATGATTTTATGCTTGGCATTAACAGTAAATCAACTTACGAACAATGGACTTCCTTGTTTAACCCCACATCAACCTATGAAGGAAGTTGGGACAAGGGAAGTAAAATGCTGTTTATTGGTGTAGATGAAAAAGGAGAAAAAGGAGGCATGGTTTCCAAGATAGCTATAAACGTTCCACATCAGTTTGTCTCTATTCAACATTATGGGCTTTTAAAAGCGGATAAGGAAATAACAGAAGGACCAGAAGTAGAAAAATGGGCAAACGGATTTGAAAACTATACCTTCGAAGAAAACAATGGGACTACAACCGTTACTGTTGACTTAGACACAACAGAAGATTTTATAGATTATATGAATGATAACTATCCCAAAGCACTCGACAAGCTGAAAGAAATTTGTGAAGAGTAG
- a CDS encoding GatB/YqeY domain-containing protein, whose translation MSLQTLIMDEIKTAMRAKDTVALEALRAIKSEMLLAATASGSKEELTEDDEVKLLQRLVKTRKESARIFTEQNRPDLAEPELAQVAVIEKFLPAQLSEEEVEAVVAKIIAETGASGIASMGKVMGLASAQLGGTAEGKTISAIVKKLLV comes from the coding sequence ATGAGTTTACAAACATTAATCATGGACGAGATCAAAACTGCCATGAGAGCAAAAGATACAGTAGCATTAGAAGCATTAAGAGCAATTAAATCTGAAATGTTATTGGCTGCAACAGCTTCAGGATCAAAAGAAGAATTAACTGAAGATGATGAAGTTAAATTACTTCAGAGACTGGTTAAAACCCGTAAAGAAAGCGCCAGAATTTTTACAGAGCAAAATCGTCCTGATTTAGCTGAACCAGAATTGGCTCAGGTTGCTGTAATCGAGAAATTTTTGCCAGCTCAATTAAGCGAAGAAGAAGTAGAAGCAGTAGTAGCCAAAATCATTGCTGAAACAGGAGCTTCGGGAATTGCTTCAATGGGTAAAGTTATGGGATTAGCATCTGCTCAATTAGGAGGAACTGCTGAAGGAAAAACCATCTCTGCAATCGTTAAAAAGTTATTGGTTTAA